One part of the Streptomyces nigra genome encodes these proteins:
- a CDS encoding aldo/keto reductase, translating to MEYTQLGRTGLKVSRLVLGTMNFGPQTDEADSHAIMDAALDAGINFFDTANVYGWGENKGRTEEIIGNWFAKSGDRRDKVVLATKVYGNMGADGQAWPNHDKLSALNIRRAVDASLKRLQTDHIDLYQFHHIDRNTPFDEIWQAIDVLVQQGKVLYAGSSNFPGYKIAQANETAARRGGTIGLVSEQCLYNLFERRAEMEVIPAAQEYGLGVIPWSPLHGGLLGGVLKKEAEGRRRTSGRAAETLADPAAHARIKAYEDLLDKHGLEPGEAALAWLLTRPGVTGPIVGPRTAGQLESALRAVELELSEELLAGLDEVFPGPGPSPEAFAW from the coding sequence ATGGAGTACACGCAGCTCGGACGCACGGGACTCAAGGTCAGCCGACTCGTCCTCGGCACGATGAACTTCGGACCGCAGACCGACGAGGCCGACAGCCACGCGATCATGGACGCGGCGCTGGACGCCGGCATCAATTTCTTCGACACCGCGAACGTCTATGGGTGGGGCGAGAACAAGGGCCGTACCGAGGAGATCATCGGCAACTGGTTCGCCAAGAGCGGTGACCGGCGCGACAAGGTCGTCCTCGCCACCAAGGTGTACGGCAACATGGGCGCCGACGGCCAGGCGTGGCCCAACCACGACAAGCTCTCCGCGCTGAACATCCGGCGCGCGGTCGACGCCAGCCTCAAGCGGCTGCAGACGGACCACATCGATCTCTACCAGTTCCACCACATCGACCGGAACACCCCGTTCGACGAGATCTGGCAGGCCATCGACGTGCTGGTGCAGCAGGGCAAGGTCCTGTACGCCGGGTCCTCCAACTTCCCCGGCTACAAGATCGCCCAGGCCAACGAGACCGCCGCCCGGCGGGGCGGCACCATCGGGCTGGTCAGCGAGCAGTGCCTCTACAACCTCTTCGAGCGCCGCGCCGAGATGGAGGTCATCCCGGCCGCGCAGGAGTACGGCCTCGGGGTCATCCCCTGGTCGCCGCTGCACGGCGGTCTGCTGGGCGGGGTGCTCAAGAAGGAGGCCGAGGGCCGTCGCCGTACCTCCGGGCGGGCCGCGGAGACCCTCGCCGACCCGGCGGCACACGCCCGCATCAAGGCCTACGAGGACCTGCTCGACAAGCACGGTCTGGAGCCCGGCGAGGCCGCCCTGGCCTGGCTGCTGACCCGGCCCGGCGTCACGGGACCGATCGTCGGCCCGCGCACGGCCGGTCAGCTGGAGTCGGCGCTGCGGGCCGTGGAGCTGGAGCTGAGTGAGGAGCTGCTGGCCGGGCTGGACGAGGTGTTCCCGGGTCCGGGGCCGTCGCCGGAGGCGTTCGCCTGGTAG
- the thpR gene encoding RNA 2',3'-cyclic phosphodiesterase yields MRLFAAVLPPDDVARELHTEVAALRSLPGADLLRWTARPGWHFTVAFFGEVDDDLLPALSARLERAARRTAPFPLALHGGGQFGHGRALWTGAGGDVPALRVLAGRCEAAATKAGVPMGEHRRYKAHLTLARSRTAVDTRPYVTALADFTSRTWTVAELAVVRSHLPTSGVPGEQPRYEVVARRPFGAAG; encoded by the coding sequence ATGAGACTCTTCGCCGCCGTGCTGCCGCCGGACGACGTGGCGCGGGAACTGCACACCGAGGTCGCGGCCCTGCGGAGCCTGCCCGGCGCCGACCTGCTGCGCTGGACCGCGCGGCCCGGCTGGCACTTCACCGTCGCCTTCTTCGGCGAGGTCGACGACGACCTCCTGCCCGCCCTGTCCGCCCGGCTGGAGCGGGCCGCCCGGCGGACGGCGCCCTTCCCGCTGGCGCTGCACGGAGGGGGCCAGTTCGGGCACGGGCGGGCCCTGTGGACGGGCGCCGGCGGTGACGTGCCCGCCCTGCGCGTGCTCGCGGGGCGCTGCGAGGCGGCGGCCACGAAGGCGGGCGTGCCGATGGGGGAGCACCGCCGGTACAAGGCCCATCTGACGCTGGCCCGCAGCCGGACCGCCGTGGACACCCGGCCGTATGTGACGGCCCTCGCGGACTTCACCAGCCGCACCTGGACCGTGGCCGAGCTGGCGGTCGTCCGCAGCCATCTGCCCACCTCCGGCGTACCGGGCGAGCAGCCCCGCTACGAGGTGGTCGCCCGGCGGCCGTTCGGGGCCGCCGGTTAA